In candidate division KSB1 bacterium, one DNA window encodes the following:
- a CDS encoding DUF11 domain-containing protein, with amino-acid sequence MICLPASPVWPQAKHPPGLTAIAYTFRVDKERPAHTDSLIYTIRIWNDPLQADTLAGVEAEFFLPTFANGRFALQLSTFRYAGPYPVVVDATAGKITWQIGDLVRRRPPQSSDTATVVFSFHIAAVAEFSLNCGENPLTATARVSFRNGEGRRIYPGTPRAAESTLVLTPDLVAENLGVPAEPQRRGGLLRVRYDYANRGNVARAATLCLRLPAGLTADSVRVVPDSITITPAGADSICLALGVIAAGVSQSVTLRLPLPPDLPGDLDSLCLAGTLLTDCDRNPDNNFFRNTCAGIAPLDLLALAKQVVPQRARVGDTLTFTLTVRNLDPRLQAWHLAIVDTLAAGLQWLSADPPFHFANQIVTWQRPELMAGGTWTVHLTARLTEDWLRRQSGNPCAPATLHNAAVVTSTSAQGAASPESPLHLRNNRSTAAVVVEPPADLLEIFTTLDTLRHTGPAALLPGDTLRFTLHYRNRSGQITATATVIDSLPDPAFLQLLAPLPAGFLHDAAGNRLLRTDLRLPPAAHDSASFLLRFQPAGRACENLVVYNRARIHEATQLDCDLANNTSTTAVTLTGHRNLLQLTVPASAAADPGEEILFTVHYQNLSDISATGVIIQANLAAALQVTAISDSGQLNALRLTWQLGTLAPHTGGSVFWRARVRDTLRCEAEQIPLVSSIMAEVEDCVPEDNAGVTTLTLNAPPPAARPHLAVYGLQVNDANHNGCAEAGEPLRLRLLFHNRASASAQRITFTNLHARWGAQSQPLPPPVFITAGLAPNDSGHADFEFVIAGNDLSATVLRISGEITAENFCAAALDSSLLHLRFCPLPNVVFKTVTLTDAPGNRDGLASEAELLEALVVCQNESPLTADSVTLTLHFAPPHLELLASRPALALPLPLRHRRALAAGQQDSVRLRLRYADFAPAEAVVALTATLALSAFTPPASAQAVLAIKQECYARPNPFIPARHPEGVRFAPNDGQQVEVFDLHGNRRRVLTTRGRWDGRDDAGRECEPGLYIWSVAGSCRGTIVLVR; translated from the coding sequence ATGATTTGCCTGCCGGCGTCTCCGGTATGGCCGCAGGCCAAGCATCCCCCCGGCCTCACCGCCATCGCGTATACGTTCCGGGTCGATAAAGAACGGCCGGCGCATACCGACAGCCTGATTTACACCATCCGCATATGGAACGACCCGCTGCAGGCCGATACGCTTGCCGGGGTGGAGGCCGAATTCTTTCTGCCGACGTTCGCCAACGGCCGTTTCGCTCTGCAGCTTTCCACCTTTCGTTATGCCGGCCCCTACCCGGTGGTGGTCGATGCCACGGCCGGAAAAATCACCTGGCAGATCGGCGACCTGGTGCGCCGGCGGCCGCCGCAAAGCAGTGACACCGCCACCGTGGTTTTCTCGTTTCACATTGCCGCGGTGGCCGAGTTCTCGTTGAACTGCGGCGAAAATCCCCTGACCGCCACCGCGCGCGTTTCGTTCCGCAACGGCGAGGGCCGGCGCATCTATCCCGGCACCCCACGTGCCGCAGAAAGCACGCTGGTTTTGACGCCCGATTTGGTGGCGGAAAATCTTGGTGTGCCGGCGGAACCGCAGCGCCGCGGCGGGCTGTTGCGGGTGCGTTATGACTATGCCAATCGCGGCAACGTGGCGCGCGCCGCCACGCTCTGCTTGCGTCTGCCTGCCGGCCTGACCGCGGACAGCGTTCGCGTCGTGCCCGACAGCATCACCATCACGCCCGCCGGCGCTGATTCCATTTGTCTGGCGCTCGGGGTAATCGCCGCCGGCGTGTCGCAGAGTGTGACGCTCCGTCTGCCACTGCCACCGGATCTGCCCGGCGATCTCGACTCCCTCTGCCTGGCTGGAACGCTGCTGACCGACTGCGATCGCAATCCCGACAACAATTTCTTCCGCAACACTTGCGCCGGCATCGCCCCGCTCGATTTGCTGGCCCTCGCCAAACAGGTCGTGCCGCAACGCGCACGCGTGGGTGACACCCTGACCTTCACCCTCACCGTGCGCAATCTCGATCCGCGCCTGCAGGCGTGGCATCTTGCGATCGTCGATACGCTGGCAGCCGGGCTGCAATGGCTCAGCGCCGACCCGCCTTTCCACTTTGCGAATCAAATTGTGACCTGGCAGCGGCCGGAACTCATGGCCGGCGGCACCTGGACGGTGCACCTGACCGCCCGCCTGACGGAAGACTGGCTGCGCCGGCAATCCGGCAACCCCTGCGCCCCTGCAACTCTCCACAATGCCGCGGTGGTGACTTCCACTTCCGCGCAGGGCGCTGCCAGCCCGGAATCACCGCTGCACCTGCGCAACAATCGCAGCACGGCGGCCGTTGTGGTCGAGCCGCCGGCTGACTTGCTGGAAATTTTCACCACCCTCGACACGTTGCGCCACACCGGTCCGGCGGCGCTGCTGCCCGGCGACACGCTGCGCTTCACCCTGCACTACCGCAATCGCAGCGGCCAGATCACCGCCACCGCCACCGTGATCGATTCCCTGCCGGATCCGGCTTTCCTGCAATTGCTGGCTCCCCTGCCTGCGGGTTTTCTCCACGATGCTGCCGGCAACCGCCTGCTGCGCACGGACCTGCGGCTGCCACCGGCGGCACACGACTCCGCTTCGTTCCTGCTGCGCTTTCAACCCGCCGGCCGCGCCTGCGAGAACCTCGTGGTGTACAATCGCGCGCGCATTCACGAGGCCACGCAACTCGATTGTGATTTGGCCAACAACACGAGTACCACCGCCGTGACGCTGACTGGCCACCGCAACCTGCTGCAACTCACCGTGCCGGCATCCGCAGCCGCCGATCCCGGAGAGGAAATTCTCTTCACGGTGCATTATCAAAACCTCAGTGACATTTCCGCGACCGGCGTGATCATCCAGGCCAATCTCGCCGCGGCCCTGCAGGTAACCGCAATCAGTGACAGCGGCCAACTCAACGCCCTGCGCCTGACATGGCAATTGGGCACGCTGGCGCCGCACACCGGTGGCAGCGTCTTCTGGCGCGCGCGCGTGCGCGACACGCTGCGCTGCGAAGCGGAGCAAATCCCCCTCGTCTCGAGCATCATGGCGGAGGTGGAAGACTGTGTTCCGGAGGACAATGCCGGCGTGACGACGCTCACCCTCAATGCCCCGCCGCCGGCGGCACGGCCGCACCTGGCGGTTTATGGTCTGCAAGTCAACGACGCCAATCACAACGGCTGTGCCGAAGCGGGTGAACCCTTGCGCCTGCGCCTGCTGTTTCATAATCGCGCTTCTGCGAGCGCGCAGCGGATCACCTTCACCAACTTGCACGCCCGCTGGGGCGCGCAAAGCCAGCCATTGCCGCCGCCGGTCTTCATCACCGCGGGGCTGGCGCCGAACGACAGTGGCCATGCCGACTTCGAGTTTGTGATCGCCGGCAATGATTTGAGCGCCACGGTTTTGCGGATCAGCGGTGAAATCACAGCGGAAAACTTTTGCGCCGCCGCCCTCGACAGCAGTCTGCTGCATCTGCGCTTTTGCCCGCTGCCGAACGTGGTGTTCAAGACGGTCACGCTCACGGACGCGCCCGGCAATCGCGACGGTCTGGCCAGCGAAGCCGAGCTGCTGGAGGCGCTGGTGGTTTGCCAAAATGAGAGTCCGCTGACGGCTGACAGCGTCACGCTCACGCTCCATTTCGCGCCGCCGCATTTGGAGTTGCTGGCGAGCCGGCCGGCGCTGGCGCTGCCCCTGCCGTTGCGGCACCGCCGGGCGCTCGCCGCCGGCCAGCAGGACAGCGTGCGTCTGCGCCTGCGCTATGCGGATTTCGCGCCGGCCGAGGCGGTGGTGGCGCTCACGGCCACGCTTGCGCTGTCGGCATTCACGCCGCCAGCCAGCGCGCAGGCGGTGCTTGCCATCAAACAGGAATGTTATGCGCGGCCCAATCCCTTCATTCCGGCACGCCATCCGGAGGGAGTGCGCTTTGCGCCCAACGACGGCCAGCAAGTCGAAGTGTTCGATTTGCACGGCAACCGGCGGCGTGTGCTGACCACGCGCGGGCGCTGGGACGGCCGCGATGATGCCGGCCGGGAATGCGAGCCCGGGCTCTACATCTGGTCGGTTGCAGGAAGCTGTCGCGGCACGATCGTGCTCGTGCGCTGA
- the sixA gene encoding phosphohistidine phosphatase SixA, with amino-acid sequence MKIYLIRHGIAALRETWTRPDNERPLTEKGRRRTAQVAAALRRLEGELTHLYTSPLLRARQTAEIIQKKLQIHKLEETALLQNDAAPADLLSFLNQHEDGATLGLVGHEPHLSALLGFLVTGRNTAFMTFKKAGVALVEGEVPAQAGGFTLRWLLEPGLLRRLARRT; translated from the coding sequence ATGAAAATCTATCTCATTCGCCACGGCATCGCTGCGCTGCGGGAAACCTGGACGCGACCCGATAACGAACGGCCGTTGACGGAGAAAGGCCGCCGCCGAACAGCGCAGGTCGCTGCGGCGCTGCGCCGACTCGAGGGTGAACTCACGCATCTCTACACCAGCCCGCTGCTGCGGGCGCGGCAAACCGCGGAGATAATACAAAAGAAACTGCAAATCCACAAGCTTGAGGAAACCGCTCTGCTGCAGAACGATGCCGCACCGGCCGATCTGCTGTCGTTTTTGAATCAACATGAAGATGGCGCCACTCTTGGACTGGTTGGCCATGAACCCCATCTGAGCGCTCTGCTCGGTTTTTTGGTAACGGGCCGGAACACTGCCTTCATGACATTCAAAAAGGCGGGCGTGGCGCTGGTGGAAGGCGAAGTGCCGGCACAGGCCGGCGGGTTTACATTGCGCTGGTTGCTGGAGCCGGGACTGCTTCGGAGGCTGGCCCGGCGCACATAG